The proteins below are encoded in one region of Paenibacillus albus:
- a CDS encoding type III pantothenate kinase, translated as MIAVVDVGNTNIVLGIYEAKKLLYHWRLSTNRSATVDEYGIMIHNLFQIAGVKLDQIDGVIISSVVPPLMRTLEQLCQKYMRKSPLIVGPGIKTGLNIRYENPREVGADRIVNSIAGIEKYGAPLIIVDFGTATTFDYIDVSGDYLGGAIVPGIGISTEALYQRAAKLPRIELVKPKSVIGRNPVTSMQAGIIFGYAGQVDGIVGRIRKEFGVNPRVIATGGLADLIAAESETIEEVDPLLTLEGLRIIYERNQE; from the coding sequence ATGATCGCTGTTGTCGACGTTGGAAATACGAACATCGTGCTTGGGATTTATGAAGCGAAGAAGCTGCTGTATCACTGGCGGCTGAGCACGAACCGTTCGGCAACCGTAGATGAATACGGCATTATGATTCATAACCTGTTCCAAATCGCAGGGGTAAAGCTGGATCAGATCGATGGCGTCATTATCTCCTCGGTCGTTCCGCCGCTTATGCGGACGCTGGAGCAGCTTTGCCAGAAATATATGCGCAAATCACCGCTTATCGTAGGGCCCGGCATTAAGACAGGCCTTAACATTCGTTATGAGAATCCGCGCGAGGTGGGGGCGGACCGTATCGTCAACTCCATCGCGGGGATTGAGAAATATGGCGCGCCGCTTATTATCGTCGATTTCGGTACGGCGACGACATTCGATTATATCGACGTGAGCGGAGACTACCTTGGCGGAGCTATCGTGCCCGGTATCGGCATTTCTACCGAAGCGCTTTATCAGCGCGCGGCGAAGCTGCCGCGAATCGAGCTTGTGAAGCCGAAGAGTGTCATCGGACGCAATCCGGTTACATCCATGCAGGCGGGCATTATTTTTGGCTATGCCGGTCAAGTGGATGGCATTGTTGGACGTATTCGCAAGGAATTTGGTGTTAATCCGCGCGTCATCGCAACAGGCGGCTTGGCTGATCTAATTGCAGCTGAATCGGAGACAATCGAGGAAGTCGATCCGCTGCTGACGCTCGAAGGGCTGCGCATTATTTATGAACGCAATCAAGAATAG